A window of Halobacillus naozhouensis genomic DNA:
AGTGGGCTTTTTATATAGTTTTAATATTTTACGGCTTCGCGGGGTTTTTCATGTGAATTCGCCACTTGGATAATAAACATCACCCAGGCTACTTCAGCAACAATTAGGCTCAAATAAAACATTGACCATGTAATCGAAAATGCTGAGGGAGCAGAAATGAACATTGTCTCAAAAAAGTACACCCACATTCCTACAAGCAAAATGGTTTGAGTTATAGCTAACTTTGTCTTTTTCAAATGAATAAATACAAATGGGGCAACCGTTGCAATTAATAAAAACATAAGCACAATACCCATTATATCCATCTCCTTATTTATATGATCCCATGTAAACGTATTCTTATTATAATTGTAACAAACTTTTCTCAAAAAAGACACAAATTATTCACATTTTATCATTGAATTTTCGAAAATAGTCTATTCAATCACATCTCGAGCCATGAAAAAGGTATCCAGGAGGAGCAAATAGAAGTAGTAAGGGATCTATCTTTTCACAACGAACTAGACATGTTTATTTAGTACCGTTGATAAACTATACAGGGAGGCGATCAAAATGCCATATATGAAACTGAAGGATGGAGCCGAATTATATTATGAAGTAGCCGGAGAAGGAAAACCTGTTTTATTATTACATGGAGTTTGGATGAGCAGCCGTTTTTTTCAAAAGCAAGTCCCCTATTTCCGTGAAGGGTATCAAACTATAACATTGGACTTTAGAGGACACGGTCAGTCTTCACCGATAGACTCCGGTCACACAGTCGCCAACTATGCCCGTGATCTAAAGCAATTTATCGAACATTTGGAACTTAAAGATCTCACTCTGTTAGGCTGGTCTATGGGGGCTTTCGTGATTTGGGAGTATATTAGCCAATTTGGTGAAGACAATATTAAGGCGACCGTAATTGTTGATGAATTAGCCTCTGATTTTAAATGGGAAGATTTCGAAATCGGGGCTTTTGACCTGCCGACGTTAACGAGTATGATGCGTGATCTCCAAACGGATCAAAAAGGACTGCTGACAGGATTCATTCCTCTTATGTTTAAAGAAGAAGTGTCGTCAGAAAATATGAAGTGGATGCTTGCAGAAACAACAAAACTCCCGGCAACAACGGCTAGTGCTATTTTATTTGATCAGTCATTGATTGACTGCAGACCATATCTTTCATCAATTACAGTTCCTACTTTACTTTGCTTCGGCAAGGAGGAGAAACTTATTCCTGTCGCTGCTGGGCAGCATTTGCACAGAGAACTCAGCAATTCACGCCTAGAGGTATTTGAGGATAGCTGCCATTGTCCATTTTTAGAAGAGACAGAAAAATTCAATCATAAAGTTCACTCCTTTTTAAAGTCGCTGTAGATACAGGAAGGCTACCGTGCTTACACGGTAGCCTTCCTGTATTTATGCTAATTGCTAACGCTGTTATTTGCGCTCAGAAGCGTTTTATTGGCGTTCACCAGCCAATCCGGCGGTGAGCACCTAGAGGCGACTCGCGACATCACGAACATCATCAGCATACGTCATAGCAGAAATTACGCATACTCCATCCGCCCCCGCTTCAAGCACCAAACCGGAATTTCGAACTGTAACCCCTCCAATTCCAACTAGCGGAACATCAGGATACATCCCTCTCAATTTCTCAATCCATTCCACTCCAACAGCCACTTTCGCATCTAGCTTCGTTGACGTTCCAAATACCGGACCAGCACCCAGATAATCAACGACATCGACTGAGCTTTCTTTCAACTCAGCTTCATTTGATACGGATAAACCGATAATTTTATTAGGAAAAGTCGAGCGCAGCTGCTTAACGCTCATGTCCTCCTGCCCCACATGAATTCCATCCGCTTCCAAAGGATCTACCAAAACGCTATCGTCATTTACAATAAACAACACATCATGCTGCCGGCAAAGCTTGCGCAGTTTCTGGCCAAGCGACAGCTTATCCTCACCCTTAAGCGAACCTAGGCCCTTTTCCCGAAATTGGAATGCCGTTATCCCACCGGCAATTGCCTCTTCTAGAATTTTTACTGGGTCACGGGGACAATTCTGGCTGCCCATAATAAGATATTTCCTCAATCTCTTTCTAAGATTCATGAAGAAAATCCTCAAGCTGTGAGACTTCCATAGCCAGAGCATCAATAAAACAAGCGGCAAAAGTCCCGGAACCTTCCACTCCAGGCCTCGAGGCAGCCCATTCCGCGGCCAGCCCATAAAATTTAACGGCAGCATAAGCCTGTTGAAGAGGCGTGCCATCCGTTGACAGACAGGCCGTTACAATGGATCCCAGCAAGCATCCCGCTCCAGTTACTTTAGATAATAAAGCATCTCCTGTTTCATTGAAGACTGTCTCTTCTCCATTTGAGATCACATCAACTTCACCAGTGACAATCGCTAAAGTATCAAATTCCTGCGCAACTTTAACGGCAATCTCCTCTGGATTTCCTGAATCAATAGAGTCTACCCCTTTCGTTTTTAAAGGAATGCCTATGAGGTGAGAGAGCTCGCCTGCATTTCCTTTAATAGCTGCAGGTTGTACTTCTGCTACAATTTGATCAAAAGCTTTCGTACGAAAGGGAGTTGCTGCTACGCCTACAGGATCAATCACTACTGGGATTCCCTTCTTATTTGCAGCTTTCCCAGCCAGTATCATGGATTGGACCTGTGGCACTGTCAGTGTTCCCATATTAATTAATACACCGTCCGATAAATTTGCCATATCAGCTGCGTCTTCCATCGCCATAGCCATGATAGGTGACCCGCCAAAAGCCAGCAAACCATTGGCACTAAAATTCATCACCACTTGGTTCGTTAAATGATGAATGAGCGGCTGTTTATTCCGCACGTTAGAAACCACATTTACAGCCATTTATTAAACACCTCTTCCCTTGTTGCGAAGTGGTTCGTTGGTCCGCTTCCTTGACCAAGTTCAAACGAATGTCGGATCGCTTCCGTAACAAAATACTTGGACTGTTCGATAGCTTCTATAAGAGATGTGCCGTGACTTAAATGGGCAGTGATAGCAGCAGAATACGTACAGCCTGTTCCATGCGTGTTTTCTGTATCAATTCGCTTACTTGAAAAAGTATGAATGTCAGAACCATCAAATAGAACATCTATGGCTTGGCCTTTTCTATGCCCCCCTTTTACTAAGGCAGCACTTGCTCCGAAACTCGTAACAATTTGCTCAGCTGCTTCTTTCATATCTTCGATGCTTTGTATGGACTCACCTATAATATCCTCCGCTTCAGGAATGTTTGGCGTGACGAGTGTTGTGTAAGGCAGCAAATTATCACGAAGCCACAAGCGTGACTCCTCTTCCATCAAAGGGTCGCCGCTTTGGGCCATCATTACAGGGTCCATGACATATGGAGCTGCGACTGCTGGCAGCCAACTCTTGATGGCCTTCATCATTTCAATGCTTGCTATCATTCCTGTTTTAAACGCATGAATGGGCATATCTGAAGAAACGGCTTCTAATTGTTTCTTTAGCATATCAATAGGCATGTCGTGGATATCCTTCACCCCTGTCGTATTCTGAGCGACAACCGAGGTAATAACGCTCATGCCATAGCTTTTTAATTCTTGAAATGTTTTTAAATCAGCTTGAATGCCCGCACCGCCACTTGGGTCCGTGCCGGCAATCGTTAATGCACAAGC
This region includes:
- the thiD gene encoding bifunctional hydroxymethylpyrimidine kinase/phosphomethylpyrimidine kinase, whose product is MNQAACALTIAGTDPSGGAGIQADLKTFQELKSYGMSVITSVVAQNTTGVKDIHDMPIDMLKKQLEAVSSDMPIHAFKTGMIASIEMMKAIKSWLPAVAAPYVMDPVMMAQSGDPLMEEESRLWLRDNLLPYTTLVTPNIPEAEDIIGESIQSIEDMKEAAEQIVTSFGASAALVKGGHRKGQAIDVLFDGSDIHTFSSKRIDTENTHGTGCTYSAAITAHLSHGTSLIEAIEQSKYFVTEAIRHSFELGQGSGPTNHFATREEVFNKWL
- a CDS encoding alpha/beta fold hydrolase, whose translation is MPYMKLKDGAELYYEVAGEGKPVLLLHGVWMSSRFFQKQVPYFREGYQTITLDFRGHGQSSPIDSGHTVANYARDLKQFIEHLELKDLTLLGWSMGAFVIWEYISQFGEDNIKATVIVDELASDFKWEDFEIGAFDLPTLTSMMRDLQTDQKGLLTGFIPLMFKEEVSSENMKWMLAETTKLPATTASAILFDQSLIDCRPYLSSITVPTLLCFGKEEKLIPVAAGQHLHRELSNSRLEVFEDSCHCPFLEETEKFNHKVHSFLKSL
- the thiM gene encoding hydroxyethylthiazole kinase codes for the protein MAVNVVSNVRNKQPLIHHLTNQVVMNFSANGLLAFGGSPIMAMAMEDAADMANLSDGVLINMGTLTVPQVQSMILAGKAANKKGIPVVIDPVGVAATPFRTKAFDQIVAEVQPAAIKGNAGELSHLIGIPLKTKGVDSIDSGNPEEIAVKVAQEFDTLAIVTGEVDVISNGEETVFNETGDALLSKVTGAGCLLGSIVTACLSTDGTPLQQAYAAVKFYGLAAEWAASRPGVEGSGTFAACFIDALAMEVSQLEDFLHES
- the thiE gene encoding thiamine phosphate synthase, which gives rise to MNLRKRLRKYLIMGSQNCPRDPVKILEEAIAGGITAFQFREKGLGSLKGEDKLSLGQKLRKLCRQHDVLFIVNDDSVLVDPLEADGIHVGQEDMSVKQLRSTFPNKIIGLSVSNEAELKESSVDVVDYLGAGPVFGTSTKLDAKVAVGVEWIEKLRGMYPDVPLVGIGGVTVRNSGLVLEAGADGVCVISAMTYADDVRDVASRL